One genomic window of Prochlorococcus sp. MIT 0603 includes the following:
- the aspS gene encoding aspartate--tRNA ligase, translating to MRSNYCGELRKKHIGSNVKLCGWVDRCRDHGGVIFIDLRDKTGTIQITVDPDQGSDLFSIAESLRNETVLQINGIIQSRPLESINKKLKTGEIEVLTKDLKILNEIQSNLPFTVSIHDEETVKEELRLRYRYLDLRRERMTQNLQLRHNVIKAARDFLDKEGFLDVETPILTRSTPEGARDYLVPSRVCEGDCFALPQSPQLFKQLLMVGGIERYYQIARCFRDEDLRSDRQPEFTQLDLEMSFMNQEQILNLNEQLIASIWKAAKGIDLPIPFPRLTWKESMERFGTDRPDMRYGMELINLNEILRNIGFKVFSQAIASGGCVKSITVKGGNKSISNVRIKPGGDIFGEAEKAGAKGLAFIRVRENEEIDTIGAIKDHLSISQKKELLEKTNAEEGDLILFGAGDTITVNKTLDKIRQYLAKDLDLISVAKEAWNFLWVIDFPMFEFNSDENRLEALHHPFCAPNNNDLGEQKSWEQNLPTARAQAYDLVLNGLELGGGSIRIHNSELQLSVLKTIGLPLNETKKQFGFLLEALEMGAPPHGGLAFGIDRIVMLLAGEESIRDTIAFPKTQQAKCLMTEAPAEVSEKQLKELHITSTLAKNK from the coding sequence ATGCGCAGCAATTACTGTGGAGAACTGCGCAAAAAGCACATTGGCTCCAATGTCAAACTTTGTGGCTGGGTAGATCGATGTCGAGATCACGGAGGAGTGATTTTTATCGATCTAAGAGACAAAACTGGGACGATCCAAATTACAGTCGATCCTGATCAAGGGTCAGACTTATTTTCCATTGCAGAAAGTCTCAGGAATGAGACTGTTTTACAAATCAATGGAATCATTCAATCTAGGCCTCTCGAATCAATTAATAAAAAACTAAAAACTGGTGAAATAGAAGTATTAACAAAAGATTTAAAAATATTAAATGAAATCCAAAGCAACTTACCTTTCACCGTATCCATACATGATGAAGAAACAGTAAAAGAAGAATTAAGACTTCGATATCGCTATTTAGATCTCAGAAGAGAGCGTATGACGCAAAATCTTCAATTACGTCATAACGTAATAAAAGCAGCAAGAGATTTTTTAGATAAAGAAGGTTTTCTAGATGTTGAAACACCTATTTTAACTCGCTCTACTCCTGAAGGAGCAAGAGATTATCTAGTGCCATCAAGAGTATGTGAAGGAGACTGCTTTGCATTGCCACAATCTCCTCAATTATTCAAACAATTATTAATGGTTGGGGGAATTGAACGCTACTACCAAATAGCAAGATGCTTTCGTGATGAAGATTTGAGGTCAGATAGACAACCTGAATTCACGCAACTTGATTTAGAAATGAGCTTTATGAATCAAGAGCAAATTCTTAATTTAAATGAACAGTTAATCGCGTCAATTTGGAAAGCAGCAAAAGGGATCGATCTTCCTATTCCTTTTCCTCGATTGACATGGAAGGAATCCATGGAACGTTTTGGGACTGATAGGCCTGACATGCGATATGGGATGGAACTGATAAATCTAAATGAAATTCTTAGGAATATAGGATTCAAAGTTTTTTCACAAGCAATTGCTTCTGGAGGTTGTGTAAAATCTATCACTGTCAAAGGAGGTAATAAATCCATTAGCAATGTGAGAATTAAACCAGGTGGTGATATTTTTGGAGAGGCAGAAAAAGCAGGAGCAAAAGGACTTGCCTTTATACGAGTTCGTGAAAATGAAGAAATAGATACAATAGGTGCAATAAAAGATCACTTAAGCATCTCTCAGAAAAAAGAACTTCTAGAAAAAACCAATGCAGAAGAGGGTGATCTAATTCTTTTTGGAGCAGGTGACACAATAACTGTCAATAAAACACTTGATAAAATCAGACAATACCTTGCTAAAGATTTAGATCTAATTTCAGTCGCAAAAGAAGCATGGAACTTCCTTTGGGTAATTGATTTCCCAATGTTTGAATTCAATTCAGATGAAAACCGGCTTGAGGCTCTACACCATCCTTTTTGTGCTCCAAATAATAATGATCTAGGTGAACAAAAATCTTGGGAACAAAATCTGCCAACCGCTCGAGCACAAGCATATGACCTTGTTTTAAATGGTCTCGAATTAGGTGGAGGATCGATACGTATTCACAATTCTGAGCTACAACTATCAGTTTTAAAGACTATAGGTTTGCCATTGAATGAAACGAAAAAACAATTTGGATTTCTCTTAGAAGCTCTTGAAATGGGAGCACCGCCTCATGGAGGACTTGCTTTTGGAATAGATCGGATTGTAATGCTGCTAGCTGGGGAAGAGTCAATTCGCGACACAATCGCTTTTCCTAAAACTCAACAAGCAAAATGCTTAATGACCGAGGCACCTGCTGAAGTATCAGAAAAACAATTAAAAGAACTTCATATAACAAGCACATTAGCCAAGAATAAATAA
- a CDS encoding CTP synthase: MTKFVFVTGGVVSSIGKGIVAASLGRLLKSRGYSVSILKLDPYLNVDPGTMSPFQHGEVFVTEDGAETDLDLGHYERFTDTAMTRLNSVTTGSIYQSVINKERRGDYQGGTVQVIPHITKEIRERIHRVAANSHADIVITEIGGTVGDIESLPFLEAIREFKSDVGNNDLAYIHVTLLPYINTSGEIKTKPTQHSVKELRSIGIQPDVLVCRSDRTINKELKNKISGFCGVNNEAVIPALDADSIYSVPLSLKEEGLCREMLRVLDLADHECDLAEWERLIHQLRNPGPSVKVALVGKYIQLNDAYLSVVEALRHACISCNASLNIEWVSAERIEKEGAEILLRGVDAIVVPGGFGNRGVNGKISAIKWAREQRVPFLGLCLGMQCAVIEWARNVAGLEEATSSELKQNTKHPVIHLLPEQQDVMDLGGTMRLGVYPCRLVPGTLGQKLYAEEVVYERHRHRYEFNNSYRNLFLESGYTISGTSPDGRLVELIELKTHPFFTACQYHPEFLSRPGKPHPLFKGLIEAAQLRLPTTPQEALNQTRNTFQKVKGET; the protein is encoded by the coding sequence ATGACAAAATTTGTTTTCGTCACTGGGGGAGTTGTATCAAGTATTGGTAAAGGAATTGTTGCTGCCAGTCTTGGACGATTACTCAAATCAAGAGGATATAGCGTATCCATTTTGAAATTAGATCCATACCTAAATGTGGATCCTGGAACAATGAGCCCATTTCAACATGGGGAAGTCTTTGTCACTGAAGACGGTGCGGAAACAGACCTAGACCTAGGGCATTATGAACGTTTTACTGACACAGCAATGACCAGGCTGAATAGCGTAACGACAGGATCAATATATCAATCTGTAATTAACAAGGAAAGACGAGGGGATTACCAAGGTGGAACCGTACAAGTAATTCCTCATATTACAAAAGAAATAAGAGAAAGAATACATCGCGTAGCTGCCAATAGCCATGCAGATATTGTGATTACAGAAATTGGGGGAACTGTAGGGGACATTGAATCACTTCCTTTTCTAGAAGCAATTCGTGAATTTAAAAGTGATGTCGGAAATAATGATCTTGCTTACATTCATGTAACTCTTTTACCTTATATAAATACTTCTGGAGAAATAAAAACTAAACCAACACAACATTCCGTAAAAGAATTACGTTCAATAGGAATTCAACCGGACGTCTTAGTCTGCAGAAGCGACAGAACTATTAATAAAGAGTTAAAAAATAAAATTAGTGGTTTTTGTGGCGTCAATAATGAAGCAGTTATTCCTGCATTAGATGCAGACAGTATTTATTCAGTTCCTCTATCATTAAAAGAAGAGGGGCTTTGCAGAGAAATGCTGAGAGTTCTTGACTTAGCAGATCATGAATGTGATTTAGCCGAGTGGGAAAGACTAATTCATCAACTAAGGAACCCTGGGCCATCAGTAAAAGTAGCTCTTGTAGGAAAGTATATTCAATTAAATGATGCCTATCTCTCAGTAGTCGAAGCTTTAAGACATGCCTGCATAAGCTGTAATGCTTCTCTGAATATTGAATGGGTGTCTGCTGAGAGAATAGAAAAAGAAGGCGCCGAAATTCTCCTCAGGGGTGTAGATGCAATAGTAGTACCTGGTGGTTTTGGAAATAGAGGAGTCAATGGAAAAATTAGTGCAATCAAATGGGCAAGAGAACAAAGAGTTCCATTTCTAGGCTTATGTCTAGGTATGCAATGTGCAGTAATTGAATGGGCACGTAATGTAGCAGGACTAGAAGAAGCCACAAGTTCAGAACTAAAGCAAAACACAAAACATCCCGTGATTCACTTGCTTCCTGAACAACAAGATGTAATGGATCTTGGAGGAACAATGAGACTGGGAGTATACCCATGTCGATTAGTACCTGGCACACTAGGGCAAAAGCTTTATGCAGAAGAAGTCGTATATGAGAGACACAGACATAGATATGAATTTAATAATTCATATCGCAATCTCTTTCTTGAGTCTGGGTACACTATTAGTGGGACCTCACCAGATGGTCGCTTGGTGGAATTAATAGAGTTAAAAACACATCCTTTCTTTACAGCTTGCCAATATCACCCTGAATTCTTATCTAGACCAGGTAAACCTCATCCTCTATTTAAAGGATTAATTGAGGCTGCACAACTACGATTACCAACGACACCACAAGAAGCATTAAATCAAACAAGGAATACTTTCCAAAAGGTAAAAGGGGAAACTTGA
- a CDS encoding 7-carboxy-7-deazaguanine synthase QueE, with the protein MTSHLPIVETFHSLQGEGTHFGKSAFFIRIAGCEVGCLWCDTKESWSTETHKTATISELCKQTVQAQSQGAAILVITGGEPLHHNLTPLCEAIMHSTIAENKKRIPIHLETSGVYQLSGVMNWITLSPKRHLHPQESVLRACDELKIVIHQEEDLIFAEEMAQQSLIAKKSKSKDSKDSLIPHLFLQPGWNSEKGKQLTIQYIKSHPKWRLSVQAHKWLGVL; encoded by the coding sequence TTGACGAGTCACTTACCCATAGTTGAGACATTTCACTCTCTTCAAGGAGAGGGTACTCATTTTGGCAAAAGTGCTTTTTTTATTAGAATTGCAGGATGTGAGGTAGGCTGCCTATGGTGTGACACCAAGGAATCATGGTCGACAGAAACACATAAAACAGCAACAATCTCAGAACTTTGCAAACAAACTGTACAAGCACAGTCCCAAGGTGCAGCTATTCTTGTGATTACCGGAGGGGAGCCATTACATCACAATCTCACTCCACTATGTGAAGCAATCATGCATTCAACTATTGCAGAAAATAAAAAGAGAATACCTATACATCTTGAGACAAGTGGTGTCTATCAATTGAGTGGGGTAATGAATTGGATTACACTATCCCCAAAACGTCATTTACATCCTCAAGAATCTGTTTTAAGAGCTTGTGACGAATTAAAGATAGTCATTCATCAAGAAGAAGACTTGATTTTTGCTGAGGAAATGGCTCAACAATCACTCATTGCAAAAAAAAGCAAGTCTAAAGATTCCAAAGATTCACTTATACCTCATCTATTTCTCCAACCTGGATGGAACAGCGAAAAAGGAAAACAGTTAACAATTCAATATATAAAAAGTCATCCTAAATGGAGATTAAGTGTTCAAGCCCATAAATGGTTAGGGGTACTTTGA
- the queC gene encoding 7-cyano-7-deazaguanine synthase QueC gives MKKRMSCTKSSKTIALLSGGLDSATATALAIEKGQTVIGLSFNYGQRHKREINAAKKLANYFNLIEHHIIDINLSTWGGSSLTDPKKSIPSNGVLEGVIPNTYVPGRNTVFISIGLSLAEAKKANQIVLGINAMDYSGYPDCRPDYLEEFQKLANLANKAGREGNGINLWAPLIHWNKVEIIQEAIRLNVPINLTWSCYNGGEKPCGVCDSCRIRNEALNKIGYFKSFSNN, from the coding sequence ATAAAAAAAAGAATGTCTTGCACAAAATCTTCTAAAACTATTGCATTACTGTCAGGCGGTCTAGATTCTGCAACAGCAACTGCTCTTGCAATAGAGAAAGGGCAAACAGTTATTGGCTTATCATTTAACTATGGACAAAGACATAAGCGAGAAATTAATGCCGCTAAAAAACTGGCAAATTACTTTAACCTAATAGAGCATCATATTATTGATATCAATTTATCTACCTGGGGGGGATCTTCTCTCACTGACCCTAAAAAATCAATTCCTAGTAATGGTGTTTTAGAAGGGGTCATTCCTAACACTTATGTTCCTGGAAGAAATACGGTATTTATTTCTATTGGTCTTAGTCTTGCTGAAGCTAAAAAAGCAAATCAAATAGTACTAGGGATAAACGCTATGGATTACTCAGGGTATCCTGATTGTAGGCCAGATTATTTAGAGGAATTTCAGAAACTTGCAAATCTTGCAAATAAAGCTGGCAGAGAAGGAAATGGAATTAATTTATGGGCACCATTAATTCATTGGAATAAAGTAGAAATAATTCAAGAAGCTATAAGATTAAATGTTCCAATAAATCTCACATGGAGCTGTTATAACGGCGGGGAAAAACCATGCGGAGTATGTGATAGCTGTCGAATTCGCAATGAAGCCCTCAATAAAATAGGTTACTTCAAATCTTTTAGCAATAATTAG
- a CDS encoding anthranilate synthase component I family protein, whose product MSNNLYRELHDWVDPLLVAKRLIEIYGEPGLIWLDSDNSKNGRWIILAVDPIEYLSSRGLPQNPLSSNPFELLRSIDTGHWCGWLSYEAGAWIEPTNPWKTDSMATLWMARHDPVLKFDLYKKELWLEGSSKKRFSDLSKVLKDLYLNHKLTEKTQNLSKKSFQISKGEWEWLTNQKEFIKAVEILKKYIEKGDIFQANLSACCKAKKIKNVLAIEIFQILRKSCPAPFSGVVVATGDSLGEAIISTSPERFLKVLPNNEIETRPIKGTRPRHKNPQKDSALAADLITNEKDRAENIMIVDLLRNDIGKVCQPGTIEVTKLVDLESYTQVHHLTSVIKGTLNDDKTWVDLLQACWPGGSITGAPKIRACQRLYELEPIARGPYCGSLLHLDWDGQFDSNILIRSLMIDKESLRLNAGCGIVADSNPYTETEELKWKIMPLIEALE is encoded by the coding sequence ATGAGTAACAACCTATATAGAGAGCTTCATGACTGGGTTGACCCACTTCTGGTTGCAAAAAGATTAATAGAAATTTATGGGGAGCCAGGACTCATTTGGTTAGATAGTGATAACAGCAAAAATGGAAGATGGATAATCTTAGCGGTAGATCCAATTGAATATCTTAGTAGTCGAGGCTTGCCACAAAATCCGTTATCGTCTAACCCTTTTGAGTTATTAAGAAGTATAGACACCGGACATTGGTGTGGATGGCTTAGCTATGAAGCAGGTGCCTGGATTGAACCCACTAATCCTTGGAAAACGGATTCGATGGCTACTTTGTGGATGGCCAGACATGACCCAGTTTTAAAATTCGATTTATATAAAAAAGAACTATGGCTAGAAGGTTCGTCAAAAAAACGATTCTCAGACTTAAGCAAAGTCCTAAAAGATTTATATCTAAATCATAAACTTACTGAAAAGACTCAAAATCTTTCTAAGAAATCATTTCAAATATCTAAAGGTGAATGGGAGTGGTTAACTAATCAAAAAGAATTTATCAAAGCAGTTGAAATATTAAAAAAATATATTGAAAAAGGGGATATTTTTCAAGCTAATTTATCAGCTTGTTGTAAGGCAAAAAAAATTAAAAATGTTTTAGCTATTGAAATTTTTCAAATACTTAGAAAGTCATGCCCCGCACCTTTCTCTGGAGTAGTTGTAGCCACAGGCGACTCTCTAGGAGAAGCCATTATTTCTACTTCGCCTGAACGGTTTTTAAAAGTATTACCTAACAACGAAATAGAAACACGGCCAATTAAAGGTACAAGACCTCGACATAAAAATCCGCAAAAAGACTCCGCTCTAGCAGCTGACCTAATCACAAATGAAAAAGACCGAGCAGAAAATATTATGATCGTCGATTTACTCAGAAATGATATTGGAAAAGTTTGTCAACCGGGAACAATCGAAGTTACAAAACTGGTTGATTTAGAAAGCTACACTCAAGTCCATCATTTGACATCTGTAATTAAAGGTACTCTCAATGACGACAAAACATGGGTAGATCTTTTACAGGCCTGTTGGCCAGGTGGTTCTATCACTGGTGCTCCAAAGATAAGAGCATGCCAACGTCTCTACGAACTCGAGCCAATTGCTAGAGGTCCCTACTGTGGATCATTATTGCATTTGGATTGGGATGGTCAGTTTGATAGCAATATCCTCATTAGGTCTCTAATGATAGATAAAGAAAGCCTTCGTTTAAATGCAGGTTGTGGTATTGTTGCTGACTCGAATCCATACACAGAAACAGAGGAGTTAAAATGGAAGATTATGCCTCTAATTGAAGCATTAGAATGA
- a CDS encoding aminotransferase class IV — protein MKENIAIKTCWINGHWIYNDDVKLPMNDRGITLGDGLFETILILQSTPQLLDDHIERWKQSAILLGMIEPPDKEFLLPLIKEAINRTSLIKGNGVLRLNWSRGTNNNRGIQFPTRVKKSSHKFWLELNRYSPCFKPVSTIISRHEQRNAKSRLSQCKTFNYCQSIQARNESNLAGYDDALLLSTSGEIACGTTANLLIKRNGSWLTPRKESGCLPGIMRQQGLNSGLFQEAKISPKPEPNDIWLLINSLSCHPLTKLNDNNLKKYDGAELLWQSLITNKN, from the coding sequence ATGAAAGAAAATATTGCTATAAAAACTTGTTGGATTAATGGTCACTGGATTTATAATGATGATGTGAAACTACCAATGAATGATCGTGGAATAACTCTTGGCGATGGACTTTTCGAAACAATTCTAATCCTGCAAAGTACTCCTCAATTACTCGATGATCATATAGAGCGGTGGAAACAAAGCGCAATATTACTTGGAATGATTGAACCCCCAGATAAAGAATTTTTGTTACCACTCATTAAAGAAGCAATCAATCGTACATCATTAATTAAAGGCAATGGTGTGCTACGTCTGAATTGGAGTCGAGGTACAAATAATAATAGAGGCATTCAGTTCCCAACAAGAGTGAAAAAATCATCTCATAAGTTTTGGTTAGAGCTAAATAGATATAGTCCGTGCTTTAAGCCAGTATCAACAATAATTAGTCGCCATGAACAACGTAATGCTAAGAGTAGGTTAAGTCAATGTAAAACATTCAATTATTGTCAATCTATCCAAGCTCGTAATGAATCAAATCTTGCAGGCTACGATGATGCTTTATTGCTAAGTACAAGTGGTGAAATTGCTTGTGGAACAACAGCCAATCTTCTTATTAAAAGAAACGGTTCATGGTTAACTCCACGCAAAGAGAGTGGTTGTCTTCCTGGTATCATGAGACAGCAAGGTTTAAATTCTGGATTGTTTCAAGAAGCAAAAATTTCACCTAAACCAGAACCAAATGATATATGGCTATTAATTAATAGTCTTAGCTGTCATCCACTTACTAAATTAAATGACAATAATCTAAAAAAGTATGATGGAGCTGAGCTACTTTGGCAATCACTAATAACAAATAAGAACTAA
- the cobA gene encoding uroporphyrinogen-III C-methyltransferase, translated as MKHKQKGSVYLVGAGPGDPDLLTLKAYRLLSQCDTLVYDALVPKEILELVKDQCKLFFVGKKRGHHSTPQTKTNALLLELAGKYKSVVRLKGGDPFVFGRGGEEAAYLQQHGISVQVVPGITSGVAAAAYLGIPLTHRLAGSSVTFVTGHEGIDKQRPFVNWKRLAQASPTLVIYMGVHNLRYIVQELLDSGLPPQTPSAVIQYATVIGQRSLTTSLDRLVEEAERNEFSTPSIVIVGEIIKFQIKECVLPPSNASMPKEF; from the coding sequence ATGAAGCATAAACAGAAAGGAAGTGTTTACTTGGTAGGTGCTGGGCCAGGCGACCCTGATTTATTAACTTTGAAGGCATATAGGCTCCTTAGTCAATGCGATACGCTTGTTTATGACGCGTTAGTACCTAAAGAAATCTTAGAGTTGGTTAAAGATCAATGTAAATTATTTTTTGTTGGAAAAAAAAGAGGTCATCATTCGACTCCTCAAACAAAAACTAATGCGCTTCTTTTAGAGTTAGCAGGCAAATATAAATCAGTTGTTCGTTTAAAGGGAGGCGATCCTTTTGTGTTTGGACGAGGTGGAGAGGAAGCGGCTTATTTACAGCAACATGGAATTTCTGTGCAAGTTGTTCCAGGAATTACATCTGGCGTTGCTGCTGCGGCTTACCTTGGAATTCCATTGACTCATCGCCTTGCAGGTAGTTCGGTTACTTTTGTCACTGGTCATGAGGGTATTGATAAGCAACGACCTTTTGTGAATTGGAAGCGTCTTGCTCAAGCCAGTCCAACTTTGGTGATTTATATGGGAGTGCATAATTTGAGATATATTGTTCAGGAACTACTTGATTCTGGTCTCCCACCCCAGACTCCATCAGCGGTTATTCAATATGCCACTGTGATTGGACAACGTTCCTTAACAACTTCATTAGATAGACTAGTTGAGGAAGCTGAGCGTAATGAATTCAGCACACCTTCAATAGTGATTGTTGGCGAAATCATAAAGTTCCAAATTAAAGAATGTGTTTTACCACCTTCGAATGCTTCTATGCCAAAGGAGTTTTAG
- a CDS encoding anthranilate phosphoribosyltransferase family protein, whose translation MNKTSANRERFKNYLRKIGSGEKTSRGMTREEAADALELILLNEPSPAQIGAFLIAHRIRRPEPQELAGMVDTYIKLGPNIVSSNDKHPPISFGIPFDGRTKTSPIYPLTTLLLLDSLQPVILQGSGRMPPKYGVTTNELFQVLGLSLQNLSIEEVQRGFDEHGLAMIFQQDHFPLAESLISYREDLGKRPPIASMELIWSAHQGKHLLISGYVHPPTENRHIKTFKILGEDNILMIQGLEGGIDLPIGKISKATHYKGNKAFQVKLNPKDYSFDCKDLKYSNINQWRIESLEALDGKGPLYESVIWNTGVYLWFTGKSKNILSGVNQAKQSIKSGSAKKILEKLIKWRKKYN comes from the coding sequence ATGAACAAAACATCTGCTAATCGAGAACGTTTTAAAAACTACTTAAGAAAAATAGGTAGTGGTGAAAAGACAAGTCGAGGCATGACAAGAGAAGAAGCAGCGGATGCATTAGAACTAATTCTGCTTAATGAACCCAGTCCTGCTCAAATTGGAGCATTTCTAATAGCACATCGCATTCGCAGACCAGAGCCTCAAGAACTTGCTGGAATGGTAGATACATACATCAAGTTAGGTCCAAATATAGTTTCAAGCAATGACAAACATCCTCCAATTTCATTTGGCATACCATTTGATGGCAGAACAAAAACATCACCTATTTATCCATTAACAACCCTATTGCTTCTTGATTCTTTACAACCAGTCATTCTTCAGGGATCAGGACGAATGCCACCAAAATATGGAGTCACAACAAATGAGTTATTTCAAGTTCTTGGACTATCTCTGCAAAACCTAAGCATAGAGGAAGTACAAAGAGGGTTTGATGAACATGGACTAGCAATGATTTTCCAACAAGATCATTTCCCATTAGCAGAGTCTCTTATTAGTTATCGAGAAGATCTGGGGAAACGACCACCAATTGCAAGCATGGAATTAATATGGTCAGCTCATCAAGGAAAACATTTATTAATCTCAGGATATGTTCATCCACCAACAGAAAATAGACATATTAAAACATTTAAAATATTAGGCGAAGATAATATTTTAATGATCCAAGGACTTGAAGGTGGAATAGATTTACCAATTGGCAAGATATCTAAAGCAACACATTATAAAGGTAATAAAGCTTTTCAAGTAAAACTGAATCCTAAAGATTATTCATTCGACTGTAAGGATTTAAAGTATAGTAATATAAATCAGTGGAGGATAGAAAGTTTAGAAGCATTAGATGGTAAAGGCCCTTTATATGAATCTGTTATATGGAATACTGGGGTTTATTTATGGTTTACAGGAAAATCAAAAAATATTCTATCAGGGGTTAATCAAGCAAAACAATCCATTAAATCTGGATCAGCAAAGAAAATTCTTGAAAAATTAATTAAGTGGAGAAAGAAATATAATTAA